A region from the Waddliaceae bacterium genome encodes:
- a CDS encoding GNAT family N-acetyltransferase translates to MYEEETKDIEGLEIRYTVMEDAEYLKEWLCEPGMLRWFPMVLEREVDDSVHRWVSFSNWKCALTVVLDGKPCGLGALYLMPYKKIAHQCEWGLILSTEYQSKGIGTALTKALEKLAKEKFKIELLHLQVYEGNTKGRAFFTKMGYKEFGRQTHWIKEGKDVYRGRIFMEKFI, encoded by the coding sequence ATGTATGAAGAAGAAACAAAGGATATCGAAGGCCTAGAGATACGATATACCGTCATGGAAGATGCAGAATATCTCAAAGAATGGCTTTGTGAGCCAGGGATGCTTAGGTGGTTTCCTATGGTTTTAGAACGTGAAGTCGACGACTCCGTACATCGATGGGTATCTTTCAGCAACTGGAAGTGTGCTCTTACCGTCGTCCTTGACGGCAAACCTTGTGGGCTGGGAGCTCTATATCTCATGCCGTATAAAAAGATCGCACATCAATGTGAGTGGGGGCTTATACTTAGCACAGAATATCAAAGTAAAGGGATAGGCACTGCACTAACTAAAGCCCTTGAGAAGCTGGCGAAAGAGAAGTTTAAGATAGAACTGTTGCACCTGCAGGTTTACGAAGGCAATACTAAAGGCAGGGCATTTTTCACGAAGATGGGATATAAAGAGTTCGGCAGACAGACACATTGGATAAAAGAAGGGAAAG